In Anopheles gambiae chromosome 2, idAnoGambNW_F1_1, whole genome shotgun sequence, a single window of DNA contains:
- the LOC1276916 gene encoding PDZ and LIM domain protein 3 isoform X9: MSPKPHDFTVTLRRSSPQVAWGIRLAGGTDLNAPLIITRVQDHSPAQPELLRGDVITKIDQYDARDLMHIDAQNLFRNAGNQIKVTVRRDDKVALHQSAHPINGNPVAPLSPANFAQPYQPYAEPGQPAKPQLHQNFPPPDPTQLLPSTATSLPHGPQSYAAALERPVETLPHTVFPGVDGTGAYHLPKQPYPPPAPTSLNDANEAITNQVVHKQFNSPIGLYSDNNIENTIRQSAPQQTQTVPSNGYTNNRQHRPTKIEGYKKTVVFDPCKSETYRALQEGTGEGLQEVPNPIQPKTFAPNRLVPGKKPNANHPAPQPEFAYRVNSMGEPNEKIHQSGSFKRLMLHVMSEMD; the protein is encoded by the exons ATGAGTCCAAAACCGCACGATTTTACCGTTACGTTGAGGCGTTCCTCGCCCCAGGTCGCGTGGGGCATCCGGCTGGCCGGTGGTACTGACCTGAACGCACCACTTATCATCACACGG GTACAGGACCACAGCCCTGCCCAGCCGGAGCTGCTCCGCGGTGATGTGATTACCAAAATCGACCAGTACGACGCGCGCGACCTTATGCACATCGATGCGCAGAACCTGTTCCGTAACGCCGGCAACCAGATCAAGGTGACGGTGCGCCGCGACGACAAGGTGGCCCTGCACCAGAGTGCCCATCCGATCAATGGCAATCCGGTCGCACCGCTGTCGCCGGCCAACTTTGCCCAGCCCTACCAGCCGTACGCTGAGCCGGGACAGCCGGCCAAGCCGCAGCTACATCAGAATTTTCCACCACCGGATCCCACACAGCTGTTGCCGAG CACGGCAACCTCGCTGCCACATGGACCGCAGTCGTATGCGGCCGCCCTGGAGCGCCCGGTCGAAACGCTGCCGCACACCGTCTTTCCCGGCGTGGACGGCACTGGAGCATACCATCTGCCGAAGCAGCCCTACCCACCGCCGGCCCCGACCAGCCTGAACGATGCCAACGAAGCGATCACTAATCAG GTCGTTCACAAGCAGTTCAACTCGCCGATCGGACTATACTCGGACAACAACATTGAAAACACGATCAGACAGAGTGCTCCACAGCAGACGCAAACCGTCCC ATCGAACGGATACACCAACAATCGCCAACATCGGCCAACGAAAATTGAAGG CTACAAGAAGACCGTCGTGTTTGACCCGTGCAAGAGCGAAACCTACCGTGCGCTGCAGGAAGGAACTGGCGAAGGTTTGCAGGAGGTGCCGAACCCGATTCAGCCGAAAACCTTCGCCCCGAACCGTTTAGTGCCTGGAAAG AAGCCTAACGCCAATCACCCTGCACCTCAGCCAGAGTTCGCGTACCGGGTCAACTCGATGGGCGAGCCGAACGAAAAGATCCACCAGAGTGGATCCTTCAAACGTTTGATGCTGCACGTCATGAGCGAAATGGACTAA
- the LOC1276916 gene encoding synaptopodin 2-like protein isoform X1, translating to MSPKPHDFTVTLRRSSPQVAWGIRLAGGTDLNAPLIITRVQDHSPAQPELLRGDVITKIDQYDARDLMHIDAQNLFRNAGNQIKVTVRRDDKVALHQSAHPINGNPVAPLSPANFAQPYQPYAEPGQPAKPQLHQNFPPPDPTQLLPSTATSLPHGPQSYAAALERPVETLPHTVFPGVDGTGAYHLPKQPYPPPAPTSLNDANEAITNQPYRTTPLVLPGAKVPKKDTLPTESYLRHHPNPAMRAPPAHDYTDSLMKQKLAETVIHRVIGEEPPSGPKVVHKQFNSPIGLYSDNNIENTIRQSAPQQTQTVPSNGYTNNRQHRPTKIEGYKKTVVFDPCKSETYRALQEGTGEGLQEVPNPIQPKTFAPNRLVPGKKPNANHPAPQPEFAYRVNSMGEPNEKIHQSGSFKRLMLHVMSEMD from the exons ATGAGTCCAAAACCGCACGATTTTACCGTTACGTTGAGGCGTTCCTCGCCCCAGGTCGCGTGGGGCATCCGGCTGGCCGGTGGTACTGACCTGAACGCACCACTTATCATCACACGG GTACAGGACCACAGCCCTGCCCAGCCGGAGCTGCTCCGCGGTGATGTGATTACCAAAATCGACCAGTACGACGCGCGCGACCTTATGCACATCGATGCGCAGAACCTGTTCCGTAACGCCGGCAACCAGATCAAGGTGACGGTGCGCCGCGACGACAAGGTGGCCCTGCACCAGAGTGCCCATCCGATCAATGGCAATCCGGTCGCACCGCTGTCGCCGGCCAACTTTGCCCAGCCCTACCAGCCGTACGCTGAGCCGGGACAGCCGGCCAAGCCGCAGCTACATCAGAATTTTCCACCACCGGATCCCACACAGCTGTTGCCGAG CACGGCAACCTCGCTGCCACATGGACCGCAGTCGTATGCGGCCGCCCTGGAGCGCCCGGTCGAAACGCTGCCGCACACCGTCTTTCCCGGCGTGGACGGCACTGGAGCATACCATCTGCCGAAGCAGCCCTACCCACCGCCGGCCCCGACCAGCCTGAACGATGCCAACGAAGCGATCACTAATCAG CCGTACCGTACCACGCCACTCGTCCTGCCCGGTGCGAAAGTACCGAAGAAGGATACGCTCCCGACAGAGTCGTACCTCAGACACCACCCGAACCCGGCCATGCGCGCCCCACCAGCACACGACTACACAGACTCACTGATGAAACAGAAG CTCGCTGAAACTGTGATTCATCGAGTGATTGGCGAAGAGCCACCGAGCGGTCCGAAG GTCGTTCACAAGCAGTTCAACTCGCCGATCGGACTATACTCGGACAACAACATTGAAAACACGATCAGACAGAGTGCTCCACAGCAGACGCAAACCGTCCC ATCGAACGGATACACCAACAATCGCCAACATCGGCCAACGAAAATTGAAGG CTACAAGAAGACCGTCGTGTTTGACCCGTGCAAGAGCGAAACCTACCGTGCGCTGCAGGAAGGAACTGGCGAAGGTTTGCAGGAGGTGCCGAACCCGATTCAGCCGAAAACCTTCGCCCCGAACCGTTTAGTGCCTGGAAAG AAGCCTAACGCCAATCACCCTGCACCTCAGCCAGAGTTCGCGTACCGGGTCAACTCGATGGGCGAGCCGAACGAAAAGATCCACCAGAGTGGATCCTTCAAACGTTTGATGCTGCACGTCATGAGCGAAATGGACTAA
- the LOC1276916 gene encoding uncharacterized protein LOC1276916 isoform X2, with the protein MEYDRQQFERPAFWRLPKQKTFELPYGRKRVHFSEQVQDHSPAQPELLRGDVITKIDQYDARDLMHIDAQNLFRNAGNQIKVTVRRDDKVALHQSAHPINGNPVAPLSPANFAQPYQPYAEPGQPAKPQLHQNFPPPDPTQLLPSTATSLPHGPQSYAAALERPVETLPHTVFPGVDGTGAYHLPKQPYPPPAPTSLNDANEAITNQPYRTTPLVLPGAKVPKKDTLPTESYLRHHPNPAMRAPPAHDYTDSLMKQKLAETVIHRVIGEEPPSGPKVVHKQFNSPIGLYSDNNIENTIRQSAPQQTQTVPSNGYTNNRQHRPTKIEGYKKTVVFDPCKSETYRALQEGTGEGLQEVPNPIQPKTFAPNRLVPGKKPNANHPAPQPEFAYRVNSMGEPNEKIHQSGSFKRLMLHVMSEMD; encoded by the exons AGCGGGTCCATTTCAGCGAGCAG GTACAGGACCACAGCCCTGCCCAGCCGGAGCTGCTCCGCGGTGATGTGATTACCAAAATCGACCAGTACGACGCGCGCGACCTTATGCACATCGATGCGCAGAACCTGTTCCGTAACGCCGGCAACCAGATCAAGGTGACGGTGCGCCGCGACGACAAGGTGGCCCTGCACCAGAGTGCCCATCCGATCAATGGCAATCCGGTCGCACCGCTGTCGCCGGCCAACTTTGCCCAGCCCTACCAGCCGTACGCTGAGCCGGGACAGCCGGCCAAGCCGCAGCTACATCAGAATTTTCCACCACCGGATCCCACACAGCTGTTGCCGAG CACGGCAACCTCGCTGCCACATGGACCGCAGTCGTATGCGGCCGCCCTGGAGCGCCCGGTCGAAACGCTGCCGCACACCGTCTTTCCCGGCGTGGACGGCACTGGAGCATACCATCTGCCGAAGCAGCCCTACCCACCGCCGGCCCCGACCAGCCTGAACGATGCCAACGAAGCGATCACTAATCAG CCGTACCGTACCACGCCACTCGTCCTGCCCGGTGCGAAAGTACCGAAGAAGGATACGCTCCCGACAGAGTCGTACCTCAGACACCACCCGAACCCGGCCATGCGCGCCCCACCAGCACACGACTACACAGACTCACTGATGAAACAGAAG CTCGCTGAAACTGTGATTCATCGAGTGATTGGCGAAGAGCCACCGAGCGGTCCGAAG GTCGTTCACAAGCAGTTCAACTCGCCGATCGGACTATACTCGGACAACAACATTGAAAACACGATCAGACAGAGTGCTCCACAGCAGACGCAAACCGTCCC ATCGAACGGATACACCAACAATCGCCAACATCGGCCAACGAAAATTGAAGG CTACAAGAAGACCGTCGTGTTTGACCCGTGCAAGAGCGAAACCTACCGTGCGCTGCAGGAAGGAACTGGCGAAGGTTTGCAGGAGGTGCCGAACCCGATTCAGCCGAAAACCTTCGCCCCGAACCGTTTAGTGCCTGGAAAG AAGCCTAACGCCAATCACCCTGCACCTCAGCCAGAGTTCGCGTACCGGGTCAACTCGATGGGCGAGCCGAACGAAAAGATCCACCAGAGTGGATCCTTCAAACGTTTGATGCTGCACGTCATGAGCGAAATGGACTAA
- the LOC1276916 gene encoding LIM domain-binding protein 3 isoform X3: MSPKPHDFTVTLRRSSPQVAWGIRLAGGTDLNAPLIITRVQDHSPAQPELLRGDVITKIDQYDARDLMHIDAQNLFRNAGNQIKVTVRRDDKVALHQSAHPINGNPVAPLSPANFAQPYQPYAEPGQPAKPQLHQNFPPPDPTQLLPSTATSLPHGPQSYAAALERPVETLPHTVFPGVDGTGAYHLPKQPYPPPAPTSLNDANEAITNQPYRTTPLVLPGAKVPKKDTLPTESYLRHHPNPAMRAPPAHDYTDSLMKQKVVHKQFNSPIGLYSDNNIENTIRQSAPQQTQTVPSNGYTNNRQHRPTKIEGYKKTVVFDPCKSETYRALQEGTGEGLQEVPNPIQPKTFAPNRLVPGKKPNANHPAPQPEFAYRVNSMGEPNEKIHQSGSFKRLMLHVMSEMD; the protein is encoded by the exons ATGAGTCCAAAACCGCACGATTTTACCGTTACGTTGAGGCGTTCCTCGCCCCAGGTCGCGTGGGGCATCCGGCTGGCCGGTGGTACTGACCTGAACGCACCACTTATCATCACACGG GTACAGGACCACAGCCCTGCCCAGCCGGAGCTGCTCCGCGGTGATGTGATTACCAAAATCGACCAGTACGACGCGCGCGACCTTATGCACATCGATGCGCAGAACCTGTTCCGTAACGCCGGCAACCAGATCAAGGTGACGGTGCGCCGCGACGACAAGGTGGCCCTGCACCAGAGTGCCCATCCGATCAATGGCAATCCGGTCGCACCGCTGTCGCCGGCCAACTTTGCCCAGCCCTACCAGCCGTACGCTGAGCCGGGACAGCCGGCCAAGCCGCAGCTACATCAGAATTTTCCACCACCGGATCCCACACAGCTGTTGCCGAG CACGGCAACCTCGCTGCCACATGGACCGCAGTCGTATGCGGCCGCCCTGGAGCGCCCGGTCGAAACGCTGCCGCACACCGTCTTTCCCGGCGTGGACGGCACTGGAGCATACCATCTGCCGAAGCAGCCCTACCCACCGCCGGCCCCGACCAGCCTGAACGATGCCAACGAAGCGATCACTAATCAG CCGTACCGTACCACGCCACTCGTCCTGCCCGGTGCGAAAGTACCGAAGAAGGATACGCTCCCGACAGAGTCGTACCTCAGACACCACCCGAACCCGGCCATGCGCGCCCCACCAGCACACGACTACACAGACTCACTGATGAAACAGAAG GTCGTTCACAAGCAGTTCAACTCGCCGATCGGACTATACTCGGACAACAACATTGAAAACACGATCAGACAGAGTGCTCCACAGCAGACGCAAACCGTCCC ATCGAACGGATACACCAACAATCGCCAACATCGGCCAACGAAAATTGAAGG CTACAAGAAGACCGTCGTGTTTGACCCGTGCAAGAGCGAAACCTACCGTGCGCTGCAGGAAGGAACTGGCGAAGGTTTGCAGGAGGTGCCGAACCCGATTCAGCCGAAAACCTTCGCCCCGAACCGTTTAGTGCCTGGAAAG AAGCCTAACGCCAATCACCCTGCACCTCAGCCAGAGTTCGCGTACCGGGTCAACTCGATGGGCGAGCCGAACGAAAAGATCCACCAGAGTGGATCCTTCAAACGTTTGATGCTGCACGTCATGAGCGAAATGGACTAA
- the LOC1276916 gene encoding uncharacterized protein LOC1276916 isoform X4, with translation MEYDRQQFERPAFWRLPKQKTFELPYGRKRVHFSEQVQDHSPAQPELLRGDVITKIDQYDARDLMHIDAQNLFRNAGNQIKVTVRRDDKVALHQSAHPINGNPVAPLSPANFAQPYQPYAEPGQPAKPQLHQNFPPPDPTQLLPSTATSLPHGPQSYAAALERPVETLPHTVFPGVDGTGAYHLPKQPYPPPAPTSLNDANEAITNQPYRTTPLVLPGAKVPKKDTLPTESYLRHHPNPAMRAPPAHDYTDSLMKQKVVHKQFNSPIGLYSDNNIENTIRQSAPQQTQTVPSNGYTNNRQHRPTKIEGYKKTVVFDPCKSETYRALQEGTGEGLQEVPNPIQPKTFAPNRLVPGKKPNANHPAPQPEFAYRVNSMGEPNEKIHQSGSFKRLMLHVMSEMD, from the exons AGCGGGTCCATTTCAGCGAGCAG GTACAGGACCACAGCCCTGCCCAGCCGGAGCTGCTCCGCGGTGATGTGATTACCAAAATCGACCAGTACGACGCGCGCGACCTTATGCACATCGATGCGCAGAACCTGTTCCGTAACGCCGGCAACCAGATCAAGGTGACGGTGCGCCGCGACGACAAGGTGGCCCTGCACCAGAGTGCCCATCCGATCAATGGCAATCCGGTCGCACCGCTGTCGCCGGCCAACTTTGCCCAGCCCTACCAGCCGTACGCTGAGCCGGGACAGCCGGCCAAGCCGCAGCTACATCAGAATTTTCCACCACCGGATCCCACACAGCTGTTGCCGAG CACGGCAACCTCGCTGCCACATGGACCGCAGTCGTATGCGGCCGCCCTGGAGCGCCCGGTCGAAACGCTGCCGCACACCGTCTTTCCCGGCGTGGACGGCACTGGAGCATACCATCTGCCGAAGCAGCCCTACCCACCGCCGGCCCCGACCAGCCTGAACGATGCCAACGAAGCGATCACTAATCAG CCGTACCGTACCACGCCACTCGTCCTGCCCGGTGCGAAAGTACCGAAGAAGGATACGCTCCCGACAGAGTCGTACCTCAGACACCACCCGAACCCGGCCATGCGCGCCCCACCAGCACACGACTACACAGACTCACTGATGAAACAGAAG GTCGTTCACAAGCAGTTCAACTCGCCGATCGGACTATACTCGGACAACAACATTGAAAACACGATCAGACAGAGTGCTCCACAGCAGACGCAAACCGTCCC ATCGAACGGATACACCAACAATCGCCAACATCGGCCAACGAAAATTGAAGG CTACAAGAAGACCGTCGTGTTTGACCCGTGCAAGAGCGAAACCTACCGTGCGCTGCAGGAAGGAACTGGCGAAGGTTTGCAGGAGGTGCCGAACCCGATTCAGCCGAAAACCTTCGCCCCGAACCGTTTAGTGCCTGGAAAG AAGCCTAACGCCAATCACCCTGCACCTCAGCCAGAGTTCGCGTACCGGGTCAACTCGATGGGCGAGCCGAACGAAAAGATCCACCAGAGTGGATCCTTCAAACGTTTGATGCTGCACGTCATGAGCGAAATGGACTAA
- the LOC1276916 gene encoding PDZ and LIM domain protein 3 isoform X10: MEYDRQQFERPAFWRLPKQKTFELPYGRKRVHFSEQVQDHSPAQPELLRGDVITKIDQYDARDLMHIDAQNLFRNAGNQIKVTVRRDDKVALHQSAHPINGNPVAPLSPANFAQPYQPYAEPGQPAKPQLHQNFPPPDPTQLLPSTATSLPHGPQSYAAALERPVETLPHTVFPGVDGTGAYHLPKQPYPPPAPTSLNDANEAITNQVVHKQFNSPIGLYSDNNIENTIRQSAPQQTQTVPSNGYTNNRQHRPTKIEGYKKTVVFDPCKSETYRALQEGTGEGLQEVPNPIQPKTFAPNRLVPGKKPNANHPAPQPEFAYRVNSMGEPNEKIHQSGSFKRLMLHVMSEMD, translated from the exons AGCGGGTCCATTTCAGCGAGCAG GTACAGGACCACAGCCCTGCCCAGCCGGAGCTGCTCCGCGGTGATGTGATTACCAAAATCGACCAGTACGACGCGCGCGACCTTATGCACATCGATGCGCAGAACCTGTTCCGTAACGCCGGCAACCAGATCAAGGTGACGGTGCGCCGCGACGACAAGGTGGCCCTGCACCAGAGTGCCCATCCGATCAATGGCAATCCGGTCGCACCGCTGTCGCCGGCCAACTTTGCCCAGCCCTACCAGCCGTACGCTGAGCCGGGACAGCCGGCCAAGCCGCAGCTACATCAGAATTTTCCACCACCGGATCCCACACAGCTGTTGCCGAG CACGGCAACCTCGCTGCCACATGGACCGCAGTCGTATGCGGCCGCCCTGGAGCGCCCGGTCGAAACGCTGCCGCACACCGTCTTTCCCGGCGTGGACGGCACTGGAGCATACCATCTGCCGAAGCAGCCCTACCCACCGCCGGCCCCGACCAGCCTGAACGATGCCAACGAAGCGATCACTAATCAG GTCGTTCACAAGCAGTTCAACTCGCCGATCGGACTATACTCGGACAACAACATTGAAAACACGATCAGACAGAGTGCTCCACAGCAGACGCAAACCGTCCC ATCGAACGGATACACCAACAATCGCCAACATCGGCCAACGAAAATTGAAGG CTACAAGAAGACCGTCGTGTTTGACCCGTGCAAGAGCGAAACCTACCGTGCGCTGCAGGAAGGAACTGGCGAAGGTTTGCAGGAGGTGCCGAACCCGATTCAGCCGAAAACCTTCGCCCCGAACCGTTTAGTGCCTGGAAAG AAGCCTAACGCCAATCACCCTGCACCTCAGCCAGAGTTCGCGTACCGGGTCAACTCGATGGGCGAGCCGAACGAAAAGATCCACCAGAGTGGATCCTTCAAACGTTTGATGCTGCACGTCATGAGCGAAATGGACTAA
- the LOC1276916 gene encoding LIM domain-binding protein 3 isoform X5, whose amino-acid sequence MSPKPHDFTVTLRRSSPQVAWGIRLAGGTDLNAPLIITRVQDHSPAQPELLRGDVITKIDQYDARDLMHIDAQNLFRNAGNQIKVTVRRDDKVALHQSAHPINGNPVAPLSPANFAQPYQPYAEPGQPAKPQLHQNFPPPDPTQLLPSTATSLPHGPQSYAAALERPVETLPHTVFPGVDGTGAYHLPKQPYPPPAPTSLNDANEAITNQPYRTTPLVLPGAKVPKKDTLPTESYLRHHPNPAMRAPPAHDYTDSLMKQKLAETVIHRVIGEEPPSGPKVVHKQFNSPIGLYSDNNIENTIRQSAPQQTQTVPIFIDLSFLKQKQKILDEQRRLEQERQQQKQYPFQSYSSCSSGRTSRQQTVSPPPPVPPLPDSYHMVVDPASAVGHRYHQPDLQQP is encoded by the exons ATGAGTCCAAAACCGCACGATTTTACCGTTACGTTGAGGCGTTCCTCGCCCCAGGTCGCGTGGGGCATCCGGCTGGCCGGTGGTACTGACCTGAACGCACCACTTATCATCACACGG GTACAGGACCACAGCCCTGCCCAGCCGGAGCTGCTCCGCGGTGATGTGATTACCAAAATCGACCAGTACGACGCGCGCGACCTTATGCACATCGATGCGCAGAACCTGTTCCGTAACGCCGGCAACCAGATCAAGGTGACGGTGCGCCGCGACGACAAGGTGGCCCTGCACCAGAGTGCCCATCCGATCAATGGCAATCCGGTCGCACCGCTGTCGCCGGCCAACTTTGCCCAGCCCTACCAGCCGTACGCTGAGCCGGGACAGCCGGCCAAGCCGCAGCTACATCAGAATTTTCCACCACCGGATCCCACACAGCTGTTGCCGAG CACGGCAACCTCGCTGCCACATGGACCGCAGTCGTATGCGGCCGCCCTGGAGCGCCCGGTCGAAACGCTGCCGCACACCGTCTTTCCCGGCGTGGACGGCACTGGAGCATACCATCTGCCGAAGCAGCCCTACCCACCGCCGGCCCCGACCAGCCTGAACGATGCCAACGAAGCGATCACTAATCAG CCGTACCGTACCACGCCACTCGTCCTGCCCGGTGCGAAAGTACCGAAGAAGGATACGCTCCCGACAGAGTCGTACCTCAGACACCACCCGAACCCGGCCATGCGCGCCCCACCAGCACACGACTACACAGACTCACTGATGAAACAGAAG CTCGCTGAAACTGTGATTCATCGAGTGATTGGCGAAGAGCCACCGAGCGGTCCGAAG GTCGTTCACAAGCAGTTCAACTCGCCGATCGGACTATACTCGGACAACAACATTGAAAACACGATCAGACAGAGTGCTCCACAGCAGACGCAAACCGTCCC CATCTTCATCGATCTGTCCTTCCTGAAGCAGAAGCAAAAGATACTGGACGAGCAGCGCCGGCTGGAGCAGGAACGGCAGCAACAGAAACAGTACCCCTTCCAATCGTACTCCTCCTGCTCGTCCGGCCGTACATCGCGTCAGCAAACGGTcagtccaccaccaccggtgcCCCCGTTACCGGACTCGTACCATATGGTCGTCGACCCAGCATCAGCGGTCGGTCATCGCTATCACCAGCCCGACCTGCAGCAGCCAtaa
- the LOC1276916 gene encoding LIM domain-binding protein 3 isoform X7, producing the protein MSPKPHDFTVTLRRSSPQVAWGIRLAGGTDLNAPLIITRVQDHSPAQPELLRGDVITKIDQYDARDLMHIDAQNLFRNAGNQIKVTVRRDDKVALHQSAHPINGNPVAPLSPANFAQPYQPYAEPGQPAKPQLHQNFPPPDPTQLLPSTATSLPHGPQSYAAALERPVETLPHTVFPGVDGTGAYHLPKQPYPPPAPTSLNDANEAITNQPYRTTPLVLPGAKVPKKDTLPTESYLRHHPNPAMRAPPAHDYTDSLMKQKVVHKQFNSPIGLYSDNNIENTIRQSAPQQTQTVPIFIDLSFLKQKQKILDEQRRLEQERQQQKQYPFQSYSSCSSGRTSRQQTVSPPPPVPPLPDSYHMVVDPASAVGHRYHQPDLQQP; encoded by the exons ATGAGTCCAAAACCGCACGATTTTACCGTTACGTTGAGGCGTTCCTCGCCCCAGGTCGCGTGGGGCATCCGGCTGGCCGGTGGTACTGACCTGAACGCACCACTTATCATCACACGG GTACAGGACCACAGCCCTGCCCAGCCGGAGCTGCTCCGCGGTGATGTGATTACCAAAATCGACCAGTACGACGCGCGCGACCTTATGCACATCGATGCGCAGAACCTGTTCCGTAACGCCGGCAACCAGATCAAGGTGACGGTGCGCCGCGACGACAAGGTGGCCCTGCACCAGAGTGCCCATCCGATCAATGGCAATCCGGTCGCACCGCTGTCGCCGGCCAACTTTGCCCAGCCCTACCAGCCGTACGCTGAGCCGGGACAGCCGGCCAAGCCGCAGCTACATCAGAATTTTCCACCACCGGATCCCACACAGCTGTTGCCGAG CACGGCAACCTCGCTGCCACATGGACCGCAGTCGTATGCGGCCGCCCTGGAGCGCCCGGTCGAAACGCTGCCGCACACCGTCTTTCCCGGCGTGGACGGCACTGGAGCATACCATCTGCCGAAGCAGCCCTACCCACCGCCGGCCCCGACCAGCCTGAACGATGCCAACGAAGCGATCACTAATCAG CCGTACCGTACCACGCCACTCGTCCTGCCCGGTGCGAAAGTACCGAAGAAGGATACGCTCCCGACAGAGTCGTACCTCAGACACCACCCGAACCCGGCCATGCGCGCCCCACCAGCACACGACTACACAGACTCACTGATGAAACAGAAG GTCGTTCACAAGCAGTTCAACTCGCCGATCGGACTATACTCGGACAACAACATTGAAAACACGATCAGACAGAGTGCTCCACAGCAGACGCAAACCGTCCC CATCTTCATCGATCTGTCCTTCCTGAAGCAGAAGCAAAAGATACTGGACGAGCAGCGCCGGCTGGAGCAGGAACGGCAGCAACAGAAACAGTACCCCTTCCAATCGTACTCCTCCTGCTCGTCCGGCCGTACATCGCGTCAGCAAACGGTcagtccaccaccaccggtgcCCCCGTTACCGGACTCGTACCATATGGTCGTCGACCCAGCATCAGCGGTCGGTCATCGCTATCACCAGCCCGACCTGCAGCAGCCAtaa
- the LOC1276916 gene encoding dual specificity protein kinase splA isoform X8, translating into MEYDRQQFERPAFWRLPKQKTFELPYGRKRVHFSEQVQDHSPAQPELLRGDVITKIDQYDARDLMHIDAQNLFRNAGNQIKVTVRRDDKVALHQSAHPINGNPVAPLSPANFAQPYQPYAEPGQPAKPQLHQNFPPPDPTQLLPSTATSLPHGPQSYAAALERPVETLPHTVFPGVDGTGAYHLPKQPYPPPAPTSLNDANEAITNQPYRTTPLVLPGAKVPKKDTLPTESYLRHHPNPAMRAPPAHDYTDSLMKQKVVHKQFNSPIGLYSDNNIENTIRQSAPQQTQTVPIFIDLSFLKQKQKILDEQRRLEQERQQQKQYPFQSYSSCSSGRTSRQQTVSPPPPVPPLPDSYHMVVDPASAVGHRYHQPDLQQP; encoded by the exons AGCGGGTCCATTTCAGCGAGCAG GTACAGGACCACAGCCCTGCCCAGCCGGAGCTGCTCCGCGGTGATGTGATTACCAAAATCGACCAGTACGACGCGCGCGACCTTATGCACATCGATGCGCAGAACCTGTTCCGTAACGCCGGCAACCAGATCAAGGTGACGGTGCGCCGCGACGACAAGGTGGCCCTGCACCAGAGTGCCCATCCGATCAATGGCAATCCGGTCGCACCGCTGTCGCCGGCCAACTTTGCCCAGCCCTACCAGCCGTACGCTGAGCCGGGACAGCCGGCCAAGCCGCAGCTACATCAGAATTTTCCACCACCGGATCCCACACAGCTGTTGCCGAG CACGGCAACCTCGCTGCCACATGGACCGCAGTCGTATGCGGCCGCCCTGGAGCGCCCGGTCGAAACGCTGCCGCACACCGTCTTTCCCGGCGTGGACGGCACTGGAGCATACCATCTGCCGAAGCAGCCCTACCCACCGCCGGCCCCGACCAGCCTGAACGATGCCAACGAAGCGATCACTAATCAG CCGTACCGTACCACGCCACTCGTCCTGCCCGGTGCGAAAGTACCGAAGAAGGATACGCTCCCGACAGAGTCGTACCTCAGACACCACCCGAACCCGGCCATGCGCGCCCCACCAGCACACGACTACACAGACTCACTGATGAAACAGAAG GTCGTTCACAAGCAGTTCAACTCGCCGATCGGACTATACTCGGACAACAACATTGAAAACACGATCAGACAGAGTGCTCCACAGCAGACGCAAACCGTCCC CATCTTCATCGATCTGTCCTTCCTGAAGCAGAAGCAAAAGATACTGGACGAGCAGCGCCGGCTGGAGCAGGAACGGCAGCAACAGAAACAGTACCCCTTCCAATCGTACTCCTCCTGCTCGTCCGGCCGTACATCGCGTCAGCAAACGGTcagtccaccaccaccggtgcCCCCGTTACCGGACTCGTACCATATGGTCGTCGACCCAGCATCAGCGGTCGGTCATCGCTATCACCAGCCCGACCTGCAGCAGCCAtaa